In Longimicrobiales bacterium, the genomic stretch CTTCGACTGGCAGTGGGCGCGCTCGGTCGGGGGGCTCGACAACTGGTTCGGCGGTGCGCGACCGGTCTTCACGATCCTGTTCATCGCGCTCGGGCTGTACGGTGCTGCCCGCCACTATCGGGCAGACAAACCGAGCTGGGCCTACGTACTCGTGCTCTTCGCGACACTGTCGTTCGGCCTGACGTTCTACCTGAACTTCCGCTACGGCTACACGTATCCTAGCGACGCGTCGATGGAGATGCGCGAGGTGCGCGAGCGCGACTATTTCTTCATCGTCGGCTTTTCCGTGTGGGCCCTGTGGGCCGGCATCGGCATCACCGCGCTCTGGCAGCGCCTGGCGGAGCGGTTCCAGGAGAGCGGTCGCGAGCGCTCCTTCGCGGAGATGGCGGCCGCGCCCGTGCTGCTGCTCGCGCTGATCCCGCTGGTCTTCAACTGGAGCTGGGCCTCGCGGCGCAACGACTACACGGCACGTGACTGGGCGTACAACCTGCTCATGAGCGTGGAGCCGTACGGGCTGCTGTTCACGAACGGCGACAACGACACGTTCCCGCTCTGGTACCTGCAGGAGGTCGAGGGCATCCGTCGCGACGTCACCGTCATGGTGATGAGCTACCTGAACACGCCCTGGTACGTCGAGCAGATCAAGGGGCTGACGACCCCGTGCGCGCCGGGCGAGGATCCGCTCGAGGATCCCACGCGCATCATCTGCCAGCGGCCGTTCCAGCCCGAGAACAGCGCGCAGTTCTACGCGAACTGGGCGGCACCGACCGGTGGCGACACGAGCGGTGTGCGCATCTCGCAGGGGAGACCCGGCACCTTCGTGCCGACGGAATCGATCGTGCCGCTGGAGCTCCAGCAGATCCACGACGTCGCCAACACGCGCCCGTACCAGCTCCAGGAATCCCTGGTCTACCGCGCCGGCAATATCGAGACGGTGCTGCCGCAGGGCTCCTGGATGGTGCCCTCGCGCGTCTTCCTCGCCGCGATGATCACGACCGCGATCGACGACCGGCCGATCTACTTCGCAATGACCACGCAGGCGTACGACGATCTCAGCCTGCGGCCGTACCTGATCCGGCAGGGCCTTGCGTTCAAGCTGAACAACGGCCCCGTGCAGCCGGATCCCGCGCGCGGCATCTACGAGGTGCCCGACGACGGCACCGGCTTCACCAACATGGTGGGCCCGTACCTCGACCTGCCGCGCACCGAGCGGTTGCTCGACGAGGTGTTCGTGCACCGCGGCGGATTCCCCGACGAGTGGGGCCACTGGGCCGACAGGGCGACGACCGGCATCCCGAACTACTACGGCATCGCCCATTACGGCGCGGCACTGGTCAACTCGCTGCAGGGGGATACGACGGCCGCGGACCGCCACCTCGAGCGCGGCGCGGCATACATCGACCTGGCGAACGGCCGGCGTCGCTGAGGATGGCGGAGTCGACGCGGCACGCCGGGATCGACGGCGTGCCGCATGCACACCAGAAATCGACGCGACTCCTCGGTGCGCTGCTCGTCGTGCTGGCGGCAGC encodes the following:
- a CDS encoding DUF2723 domain-containing protein, with the protein product MEQAVIEKPADGAAAENVYRAPYLAAALTTLGVFLLYALTLSPTTWFWDTSEYIATAHILGIPHPPGNPLFVLLARAWELLLAPFGLTPAVRVNLFSATMSALAHGCWFLIVHRVLSYMTASRRIRLVGAIAAVLVSATAYTVWNQSNVNEKVYTVSLFTIALLSWITFRWRDHVGEGKDDNLIILAIFILALSVGNHLMAFLAAPAMLIYLLMVNARALANWRLYVFGVLAVVLGLSVHLYLPIRAGLDPVINEADPSCPTLGSAVTSVLTLGATGCDNLSAALQREQYSKPSVMSDPVAAGFGRDAPRGPDLIGAQFANYLQYFDWQWARSVGGLDNWFGGARPVFTILFIALGLYGAARHYRADKPSWAYVLVLFATLSFGLTFYLNFRYGYTYPSDASMEMREVRERDYFFIVGFSVWALWAGIGITALWQRLAERFQESGRERSFAEMAAAPVLLLALIPLVFNWSWASRRNDYTARDWAYNLLMSVEPYGLLFTNGDNDTFPLWYLQEVEGIRRDVTVMVMSYLNTPWYVEQIKGLTTPCAPGEDPLEDPTRIICQRPFQPENSAQFYANWAAPTGGDTSGVRISQGRPGTFVPTESIVPLELQQIHDVANTRPYQLQESLVYRAGNIETVLPQGSWMVPSRVFLAAMITTAIDDRPIYFAMTTQAYDDLSLRPYLIRQGLAFKLNNGPVQPDPARGIYEVPDDGTGFTNMVGPYLDLPRTERLLDEVFVHRGGFPDEWGHWADRATTGIPNYYGIAHYGAALVNSLQGDTTAADRHLERGAAYIDLANGRRR